TTTTCAATTCATTCGTAAAATTGCTGTTTTTATCAACAAGACTTGTTAAATCAGTTTGAAAGGTTTTACCACAACGTTTACAAATATAGCGCTGAACTTTCACCTTTATTTTACCAATTTCTTTAAACACTAATGTTCTTTTTGTAAAACCATATTTAACAACATGACGAGTTCCGCAATATGGGCATCTAGCCAAACTCATTTTAAAATAAGGAACATCCTTCTTAAAGCTTAAATCAAAAGATTTTAAAACTTTTTGACAGGAATTAAAAATTTTCACAAAACGAGGGTCGGAAAGCACTAATCCATCATTGGAATCGCAAAATATATTGTTTAACATCTAAAATGCTATTTGGGGTATTTGTTTTTTGGTTTAGCATGATAAAAACTTTTACTCCACTTATTTATTAAATTTAACTATTTTTAGACAAAATAAAAAATTCCAAACCAATTTCATCAAAAAATTTCAAATCAACAAAGTTTTTGAAAAAGTCGATTAATAAAAATTATAAAATATAAAATTACGAAAAAAAGTTAAATTAAAAACATTACCATTAGTCAAAAAAAATAAAAAAAAGAAATAGAGAATAAATCTCTAAATCTATTTACCTATGTCTTCAAGAGCAGCACTGATTTGTGCCATAATTTGCTCGGTTTTGAAGTGTTGTTGGTTCATTGCACCAGATGGACATGCACCTACACAAGTACCACATCCTTTACATAATGCGGAGTTAATTTGTGCAAATTCTTTTCCACCTACACCAGTTGCGATACCGATAGCACCGTATGGGCATAATTCTACACATACTTGGCAAGCACCACAAATAGCTTCATCGTTGGATGCAATAATAGGTTCGATTTCTACTTCTCCTTGTGCCATTGGGATAGCTGCTCTGGATGCTGCAGCTGAACCTTGAGCTACGGAGTCAGGAATATCTTTAGGACCTTGTGCTACACCAGCAATGTAAACACCATCAGTTAAGGTGTCAACAGGTCTGAGTTTAGGGTGAGCTTCCATGTAGAATCCGTCTGCAGATTTGGAAACACCTAAGGTTTGTCTGAGTTCGTCAGATCCTGCAGCGTGTTCGAGACCTACACTTAATACAACTAAATCGTAAGTGTATTCAGTTACTTTACCTAGTAAAGTATCTTCTGCTCTGATAGTTAAGGTTAAATCGTCGTTTTCGAGGATTTGAGCTGGTTTACCTCTGATAAATTCAATTCCATATTTTTCTTGAGATGTTTTGTAGAACTCTTCGTATCCTTTACCGAATGCACGGATATCCATGTAGTAACAAGTTACTTCAGTATCAGGTTCGTGGTCAATACATAATTGAGCGTTTTTCATGGAGTACATACAACATACTCTGGAACAGTAAGGTTTACCGATAGTTTCATCTCTGGAACCGACACAGTGGATGAATGCTACACGTTTAGGTTCAATACCATCGGAAGGTTTGATTACGTGTCCACCAGTAGGACCGGATGCGTTAATCATCCTTTCGATTTCCATAGCGGTAATTACGTTAGTGTAACGTCCGTATCCGTATTGGTAAATTCCGGATGGGTCGAATGGGTCGTAACCGATAGCTGCTACAATAGTACCAACTTCTAATTCGATTTCAGTAGCTTCTTGGTTGTGGTCGATTGCGTCAGGACCACATGCTTGAGTACATAACATACATTCGATACAGTAATCTTTGTCAATAGTTGCACATAATGGTACAGCTTGAGGGAATGGGATGTATGCAGCTTTTACCATACCTACACCTTCGTCGTAGTAGTTAGGTATTTCGATAGGACAAGCTTCCACACAAGCTCCACATCCAGTACAAAGATCTTCGTCAACATATCTTGCTTTTTTCTCTACTTTTACAGTGAAGTTTCCGATGTATCCGTCTACTTCTTTTACTTCTGCGTAGGAAATTAATTCGATGTTTTCGTGTTTTGCACAGTCTACCATTTTAGGTGCTAAAATACACATTGAACAGTCAAGAGTAGGGAAAGTTTTATCTAATTGTCCCATTCTTCCACCAATGGTTGGGTTTCTTTCTACCATGTAGGTTTTGAATCCCATATCACCTAAATCTAATGCGGTTTGAATACCACATACTCCACCACCGATAACTAAAGCTTTGTTATCTACTGCTACTTTGGTAGCTTCTAATGGTTCGAGTAATCTTGCTTTTGCAACAGCCATACGTACTAAATCTTTAGCTTTTTCGGTAGCTGCTTCAGGTTCGTTCATGTGTACCCAAGAGTCTTGTTCTCTTAAGTTAGCAAATTCAAATAAGAATTTGTTTAATCCTGCTTCTTCTACACATCTACGGAAAGTAGGTTCGTGAAGACGAGGGGAACATGCTGCAACAACAATTCTGTTTAAGTTTTTCTCTTTGATGTCTTCTTGGATCATAGCTTGACCTGGGTCAGAACACATGTATTTGTAGTCAGTTGCGTGAACTACATTTGGTAATGCTTTAGCGTATTCTGCTACGGTAGGACAGTCTACAACTCCACCAACGTTTACACCACAGTGACAGACGTAAACACCGATCCTTAATTCTTCGTTATTATCTCTTTTTTCTTCTGCCATATAATTCACCTTGTACAAGTCGTGAAAAATATCTAATATATATAAAAAATTGCAATTTTTTAAAAATAGACTATAAAAATTTTACATAGTATTAGATATATTTATGTAGTAAATACACACTTATAAACATTTCTATAAAAAACTTGGAGTAAAGTTTATATATGATAAAATAATATACGGGATAAATAAATGTAAAAAATAAAATAAAGAATAAATTAAGTTAATTAAGTCAAATAAATAAAAAATGACAGTTTTTATAAAAAATAAAAGAATAGTAGTTAAAAAATGTTTCAATTTTTAACTACAACAATGAAATAATAATTGGGAGTGTAATCAAAGAGATTACAGTGTTGATCAATATACAATCTGAAGTCAATTCATAATCCAATTTATAGGTAATTGCAAGTAACAATGACATCATTCCTGAAGGCATTGCAGCTTCTATAATTGAAACATTATACTGTAAATCAACTAAACCTAATTTTGTTGCAAGAATAAATGCAACTAACGGGAAAAATGCTAATTTCATGATTGATGTAAAGACAATCATTGCTTTACTTCTAGCTAATGCTGAAAAGTCAATAGATAACCCTAAGGTAATCATGATTAAAGGAATAGCACCTTGACCTAAATAAT
This genomic stretch from Methanobrevibacter sp. harbors:
- a CDS encoding CoB--CoM heterodisulfide reductase iron-sulfur subunit A family protein, which encodes MAEEKRDNNEELRIGVYVCHCGVNVGGVVDCPTVAEYAKALPNVVHATDYKYMCSDPGQAMIQEDIKEKNLNRIVVAACSPRLHEPTFRRCVEEAGLNKFLFEFANLREQDSWVHMNEPEAATEKAKDLVRMAVAKARLLEPLEATKVAVDNKALVIGGGVCGIQTALDLGDMGFKTYMVERNPTIGGRMGQLDKTFPTLDCSMCILAPKMVDCAKHENIELISYAEVKEVDGYIGNFTVKVEKKARYVDEDLCTGCGACVEACPIEIPNYYDEGVGMVKAAYIPFPQAVPLCATIDKDYCIECMLCTQACGPDAIDHNQEATEIELEVGTIVAAIGYDPFDPSGIYQYGYGRYTNVITAMEIERMINASGPTGGHVIKPSDGIEPKRVAFIHCVGSRDETIGKPYCSRVCCMYSMKNAQLCIDHEPDTEVTCYYMDIRAFGKGYEEFYKTSQEKYGIEFIRGKPAQILENDDLTLTIRAEDTLLGKVTEYTYDLVVLSVGLEHAAGSDELRQTLGVSKSADGFYMEAHPKLRPVDTLTDGVYIAGVAQGPKDIPDSVAQGSAAASRAAIPMAQGEVEIEPIIASNDEAICGACQVCVELCPYGAIGIATGVGGKEFAQINSALCKGCGTCVGACPSGAMNQQHFKTEQIMAQISAALEDIGK